One Paraburkholderia caffeinilytica DNA segment encodes these proteins:
- a CDS encoding GNAT family N-acetyltransferase, with product MTGISIRSATIDDAQMVADFHVKVWRDTYRDLAPAEAHAVLDEKYRGKKWKEKLSSNDSSQIVLIAEIDGRMVGIGAAGRPSESIFEGRGEIKFLYIDPDFKRRGIGRQLLAQLAIHLREMQYRGAALSVVKGNESAIAFYAALNGQPAGEYIDPGPVWRSQNILFMWNDVASLIP from the coding sequence ATGACTGGAATATCCATCAGATCCGCAACTATCGACGATGCCCAAATGGTCGCGGATTTTCACGTGAAGGTCTGGCGGGACACCTACCGGGATCTTGCGCCGGCGGAAGCCCATGCCGTCCTCGACGAGAAATATCGCGGCAAGAAGTGGAAGGAAAAACTGTCTTCGAATGACAGCAGCCAGATCGTGCTCATTGCTGAGATTGACGGCCGAATGGTTGGGATAGGCGCCGCCGGCAGGCCTTCGGAATCGATATTCGAAGGTCGTGGCGAAATCAAATTCCTTTACATTGATCCCGACTTCAAGCGCAGGGGCATCGGCCGGCAGTTGCTTGCCCAACTTGCGATCCATTTGAGGGAAATGCAGTATCGGGGCGCCGCGCTAAGCGTCGTTAAGGGAAACGAATCCGCGATTGCTTTTTACGCGGCGCTAAACGGCCAGCCAGCAGGTGAGTACATCGATCCGGGACCTGTCTGGCGATCACAGAACATCTTATTTATGTGGAATGACGTTGCGAGTCTGATCCCTTAA
- a CDS encoding methyl-accepting chemotaxis protein → MNIGNMKLGAKLISAFIVVSVISAIVSVIGVRSMGQISANADTTYRMDLVGLNQIQQANADVLRVGTYLRNAILATTAEQRTATLAQAEKAIASAREHLNQAEPLVYTEKGKATFADLDQSWHDYIQAFDEMKGRINAAGLQDQAGLTAYLLGEYHEKGFKTLVLMGTLVNVKQSDAQTTAGSNDKVYEEGRNLMLVLVVLSVMTGWGIGVWMARSLTRQLGTEPSTAADLARSVAAGDLSVSIDLRPGDTKSLMASLKVMRDALSTVVAEVRENAEGVATASAEIAQGNLDLSSRTEEQAASLEETASSIEELTAAVRHNTDNAKQAATLAGTASGIAQQGGQVVGQVVETMREISASSTKMSEIISVIEGIAFQTNILALNAAVEAARAGEQGRGFAVVAGEVRALAQRSASAAKEIKDLIADSVERVEVGSTLVEQAGGTINEIVASVKRVTDIVGEISSASQEQSTGIEQVNQAVNQMDQVTQQNAALVEEASAAAQSMAQQAQGLRAAVAFFKVDGRRVSMPLANTARKEPHRAAPKVQAASPARLPKPTTPPRLATGGSTAAATSASEAPDWQTF, encoded by the coding sequence ATGAATATTGGCAATATGAAACTCGGCGCCAAGCTTATCAGCGCCTTTATCGTGGTATCGGTCATCAGTGCCATCGTCAGCGTGATCGGTGTCCGCAGCATGGGACAGATCAGCGCAAACGCAGACACGACCTATCGAATGGATCTCGTGGGGCTTAACCAGATCCAGCAGGCGAACGCCGATGTGCTGCGGGTCGGCACCTATCTACGCAACGCCATTCTGGCCACCACTGCCGAGCAGCGGACTGCCACCCTGGCCCAGGCTGAAAAAGCCATCGCCTCGGCACGCGAGCACCTCAACCAAGCCGAGCCCCTCGTCTACACCGAGAAGGGAAAGGCGACCTTCGCCGATCTCGATCAGAGCTGGCACGACTACATACAGGCCTTCGATGAAATGAAAGGCAGGATCAACGCCGCCGGCCTGCAGGATCAGGCTGGCCTGACTGCCTATCTGTTGGGCGAGTACCACGAGAAGGGTTTCAAGACCCTGGTCCTGATGGGCACCCTGGTCAACGTGAAACAGAGCGACGCACAAACGACGGCTGGATCCAACGACAAGGTGTACGAGGAAGGCCGCAATCTGATGCTGGTTCTGGTGGTGCTGTCTGTGATGACCGGTTGGGGAATCGGCGTCTGGATGGCGCGTAGTCTGACACGGCAGCTGGGAACCGAGCCGTCGACCGCCGCCGACCTGGCCCGAAGCGTGGCAGCCGGCGATCTCAGCGTCAGCATCGACCTCCGGCCCGGTGACACGAAAAGCCTCATGGCATCGCTGAAGGTAATGCGCGATGCCCTGTCGACGGTCGTGGCGGAGGTTCGCGAAAACGCCGAAGGGGTGGCGACCGCGAGTGCGGAGATCGCTCAAGGGAATCTGGATCTGTCGAGCCGCACCGAGGAGCAGGCCGCATCGCTCGAGGAAACCGCCTCGAGCATCGAAGAACTGACCGCCGCCGTCCGTCACAACACGGACAACGCGAAGCAGGCAGCAACGCTCGCCGGTACGGCCTCCGGCATCGCACAGCAAGGCGGCCAGGTCGTCGGGCAGGTGGTCGAAACGATGCGCGAGATCTCCGCCAGTTCGACCAAAATGTCCGAGATCATCAGCGTGATCGAGGGGATTGCCTTCCAGACCAACATCCTCGCGCTCAACGCAGCAGTCGAGGCGGCGCGTGCCGGCGAACAGGGACGGGGATTCGCTGTCGTGGCCGGTGAAGTCCGCGCGCTCGCGCAGCGCAGTGCCAGCGCCGCAAAGGAAATCAAGGACTTGATCGCCGATTCGGTCGAGCGGGTCGAGGTGGGCTCGACGCTGGTCGAGCAGGCGGGCGGCACGATCAATGAAATCGTCGCGTCGGTGAAGCGTGTCACCGACATCGTGGGTGAAATCTCGTCGGCGTCGCAAGAACAGAGCACCGGCATCGAGCAGGTCAATCAGGCGGTCAACCAGATGGACCAGGTCACCCAGCAGAATGCCGCGCTGGTGGAAGAAGCATCGGCGGCGGCCCAGTCGATGGCGCAGCAGGCCCAGGGCCTGCGTGCGGCGGTGGCCTTCTTCAAGGTGGACGGCAGGCGAGTATCGATGCCACTGGCGAACACAGCAAGGAAGGAACCTCATCGGGCAGCGCCGAAAGTTCAGGCGGCGTCCCCTGCCAGGTTGCCGAAGCCCACGACGCCACCACGCCTTGCAACCGGCGGGAGCACCGCGGCCGCGACCAGCGCCAGCGAGGCGCCCGACTGGCAGACGTTCTGA
- a CDS encoding thiamine pyrophosphate-binding protein: MESHASLNVSTTVVKSLEVAKIDHVFLVPGKMIYPLLDAIDKSPSIRGIVCAHETSSAFMADGYARASRKFGVCVGISGPGTMNFVPGMAAAHADRIPMLYIAGGVSSRAEGKGAFQDATMSGIFESGVVRSLVENVVELKNKDNLQAEMRRATDGLNWMRRAQSFVSIPVDVQRQDALPGQEVSRQLYDHGEFNASEVPANHAALDALCNQYLLKSKRVAFLIGSRGNDPETAKVLLDVAEKFCIPVATTLSGKGAFPEDHALSLGVYGFSGHSRAVRVINSDELDVLVVFGSDLNQRDSMNWTEKLTAYKELIIFDDSFDAPAMGHVARGRVFSGIGATFRWLSQMDTSRSVDFHTVLERRKTWVAEVGQTPLYDYKFEQPAVRGSDGDQPLYTGDVVKQLCQLLPKDANVVVDSGAHRIFMAHYWLSSGIGNYFSSSSLAPMGWAVAAGIGVKLAAPERPCVVVTGDGCMLMHGVEIQTAARYGVKMLYVVLNNAAHGAVHIDAISNGSIPEQFSKLPSHDWAAFAASLGVEARRVKRLDDLADALSEASRFNGPFLIEVLTGVFPAPNRYYAECAAHP; encoded by the coding sequence ATGGAATCACACGCCTCCCTCAATGTATCGACAACGGTCGTGAAGTCGCTGGAAGTCGCGAAAATCGACCACGTCTTCCTCGTGCCGGGAAAGATGATCTATCCGCTGCTGGATGCAATCGACAAGTCGCCGTCGATTCGCGGAATTGTTTGCGCGCATGAGACCAGCAGTGCGTTCATGGCTGACGGTTATGCGCGGGCCAGCCGCAAATTTGGCGTGTGCGTGGGGATTTCCGGACCAGGCACGATGAATTTCGTGCCTGGCATGGCGGCAGCTCACGCAGACCGGATTCCCATGCTCTATATTGCCGGAGGGGTTTCGTCGCGCGCAGAAGGCAAAGGCGCGTTCCAGGACGCGACGATGAGCGGCATTTTCGAAAGCGGCGTGGTGAGAAGCCTGGTTGAAAATGTCGTTGAACTGAAGAACAAGGACAATCTTCAGGCCGAAATGCGCCGCGCGACAGACGGGTTGAACTGGATGCGTAGAGCGCAGTCTTTCGTGAGCATTCCTGTCGACGTTCAACGCCAGGACGCTCTACCCGGCCAGGAAGTATCGCGGCAACTGTACGATCATGGTGAGTTCAATGCATCCGAGGTGCCCGCGAACCACGCAGCACTGGATGCCTTGTGCAACCAGTACTTGCTCAAATCGAAGCGAGTCGCTTTCCTGATCGGCAGTCGCGGCAATGACCCGGAAACCGCGAAGGTCCTGCTCGACGTGGCCGAAAAATTCTGCATTCCTGTTGCGACCACGCTATCGGGAAAGGGCGCGTTTCCTGAGGATCATGCCCTTTCGCTCGGCGTGTACGGATTCTCGGGTCACTCGCGGGCCGTTCGTGTCATCAACTCGGACGAGCTCGACGTCCTCGTCGTGTTCGGCAGCGATCTGAATCAGCGCGACAGCATGAACTGGACAGAGAAGCTCACTGCCTACAAGGAGCTGATCATCTTCGACGACAGCTTCGACGCACCCGCGATGGGGCATGTCGCACGCGGCAGGGTTTTCTCCGGCATCGGCGCCACATTCCGCTGGCTGTCCCAGATGGACACGAGCCGGAGCGTCGACTTTCACACTGTGCTGGAAAGAAGAAAAACGTGGGTCGCCGAAGTCGGCCAGACTCCCCTGTACGACTATAAGTTCGAGCAACCTGCCGTGCGGGGCTCGGATGGCGATCAGCCGCTCTATACAGGAGACGTCGTCAAGCAACTGTGTCAACTCTTGCCGAAAGACGCAAACGTTGTCGTGGATTCCGGCGCCCACCGGATATTCATGGCCCATTACTGGCTCTCGTCGGGCATTGGCAACTACTTTTCATCCAGTTCCCTCGCGCCGATGGGTTGGGCAGTCGCCGCCGGGATCGGTGTCAAGCTTGCGGCTCCGGAGCGCCCATGTGTCGTCGTGACCGGAGACGGCTGCATGCTGATGCATGGCGTGGAGATCCAGACCGCGGCCCGATACGGCGTAAAGATGCTTTATGTCGTGTTGAACAATGCTGCGCATGGCGCGGTGCATATCGACGCGATCAGCAATGGCTCCATTCCGGAGCAGTTCAGCAAGCTCCCGAGTCATGACTGGGCCGCTTTTGCCGCTTCGCTCGGTGTCGAGGCGCGCAGGGTCAAGCGTCTCGATGATCTGGCCGATGCACTGAGCGAGGCATCCCGCTTTAACGGTCCATTCCTGATCGAAGTGTTGACCGGGGTCTTTCCAGCTCCGAATCGGTACTACGCGGAATGCGCGGCTCATCCTTGA
- a CDS encoding nuclear transport factor 2 family protein — translation MSNSIPTLLRRNLDVFGENDPVRRRALIDEIFTEDCVFHDPNTGTFRGRDEIDRIAGVIKATHPDFQYQPIAEPDVSGDGGRIRWVSGRPGDAPAYAGTDFILAREGRIAAVYLFFDALP, via the coding sequence ATGTCCAACAGTATTCCGACCCTGCTGAGACGCAATCTCGACGTTTTCGGTGAGAACGATCCCGTGCGCCGGCGTGCGCTCATCGATGAAATTTTCACCGAGGATTGCGTGTTCCATGACCCCAACACCGGCACTTTTCGCGGCCGCGACGAGATCGATCGGATCGCGGGTGTGATCAAGGCAACGCATCCTGACTTCCAGTATCAGCCAATCGCCGAGCCCGATGTGTCGGGCGACGGCGGCCGGATTCGATGGGTATCCGGTCGTCCAGGCGACGCGCCGGCTTACGCTGGAACCGACTTCATCCTTGCCCGGGAAGGCCGCATAGCCGCCGTTTATCTCTTCTTCGACGCGTTGCCCTGA
- a CDS encoding glutathione S-transferase family protein: MIEVLAFPTPNSVKVPIALEEMALDYRLVPVNLRQGEQKTDGFKAMNPNAKVPVLIDRSVVGDGDVVLSESAAILVYLAEKTGQLLPKQGLRRGKVFEQLFFHASGLSPAFLQAFLVAIQSSPQPEARARALSEVDRTLGVLNHGLEHQQYVAGDAYSIADIAHFGWAWRHREIGASFDKFPFVARWYAEVSARPAVARGIAKTLALAQ; the protein is encoded by the coding sequence ATGATTGAAGTTCTCGCATTCCCCACGCCCAACAGCGTCAAAGTCCCGATCGCATTGGAAGAGATGGCGCTCGACTATCGGCTCGTTCCTGTCAATCTGCGCCAGGGCGAGCAGAAGACCGACGGCTTCAAGGCGATGAATCCGAACGCGAAAGTCCCCGTTCTCATCGACCGTTCCGTTGTGGGAGACGGCGACGTGGTCCTCAGCGAATCCGCGGCGATCCTGGTCTACCTTGCGGAGAAGACCGGACAGCTTCTTCCGAAGCAGGGCCTCAGGCGGGGCAAGGTCTTCGAGCAACTCTTCTTCCACGCGTCAGGCCTCAGCCCGGCGTTCCTCCAGGCGTTTCTGGTCGCGATTCAGTCGTCGCCCCAACCCGAGGCTCGAGCGCGCGCGCTGTCGGAGGTTGACCGGACGCTCGGGGTGCTCAATCACGGCCTTGAGCATCAACAGTACGTTGCAGGCGACGCGTACAGCATTGCGGACATCGCTCATTTCGGGTGGGCATGGCGCCATCGGGAGATCGGCGCGAGCTTCGACAAGTTCCCATTTGTTGCGCGATGGTATGCCGAGGTATCGGCTCGACCCGCAGTCGCCAGAGGCATTGCAAAGACCCTGGCGCTTGCTCAGTAA
- a CDS encoding LysR family transcriptional regulator, which produces MSKLPDFEGLAMFAKVAEEGSFAAAAAAMGVSVATVSRAVTRLEERLGGRLFNRTSRRLALTDYGHTLAERAAKIYADAEEAEDVARETSSRPRGLVKLAAPLTFGARWVAPLLPEFFRTYPEISVDLHLTDAHTDLIGEGFDAALRIAIMEDSSLVARHLTHVRRFVVASPSYLARYGRPQHPQDLGAHQCLTYTNRSKRDVWRFTHESGEECVVTPTGSLRGTSVEALLPMVFAGLAIAELPEFVATQYFSDHQLEPILTDWRLPEGGLYFVTPTARARPAKVSALADFFIAKLATADWSAK; this is translated from the coding sequence ATGTCAAAGCTTCCGGATTTCGAAGGGCTCGCGATGTTCGCGAAGGTCGCCGAAGAAGGTTCGTTCGCCGCGGCGGCCGCTGCCATGGGTGTCTCCGTCGCCACGGTCTCCCGGGCCGTTACCCGCCTTGAAGAGCGGCTGGGAGGCCGACTGTTCAACCGCACCTCCCGACGACTTGCACTCACCGACTATGGCCACACACTCGCCGAACGAGCGGCGAAGATCTACGCCGACGCCGAGGAGGCCGAGGATGTCGCCCGTGAGACCTCGAGCCGGCCGCGCGGTCTCGTCAAGCTCGCAGCGCCGCTCACTTTTGGCGCCCGGTGGGTTGCCCCGCTGCTGCCCGAATTCTTCCGGACCTACCCGGAGATTTCGGTGGATCTTCATCTCACGGATGCGCATACCGATCTGATCGGAGAAGGCTTCGATGCCGCCCTGCGCATCGCCATCATGGAAGACTCATCGCTCGTCGCGCGTCACCTTACGCACGTGCGTCGGTTTGTCGTGGCGTCCCCCTCTTATCTGGCTCGCTATGGCCGCCCACAGCATCCGCAAGATCTGGGCGCCCACCAATGTCTTACCTACACGAACAGGAGCAAGCGCGACGTTTGGCGCTTTACTCACGAAAGTGGCGAGGAGTGCGTGGTTACACCAACCGGGTCGTTGCGGGGAACGAGCGTGGAGGCGTTGCTGCCCATGGTCTTCGCGGGACTGGCCATCGCCGAACTCCCTGAATTCGTCGCGACGCAGTACTTTTCCGACCATCAGCTTGAACCGATTTTGACTGACTGGCGCTTGCCCGAAGGTGGCCTTTATTTCGTCACGCCCACTGCGCGCGCACGACCGGCGAAGGTTAGCGCTCTCGCCGACTTCTTCATCGCCAAGCTGGCCACGGCGGATTGGAGTGCGAAGTGA